A stretch of DNA from Coccidioides posadasii str. Silveira chromosome 1, complete sequence:
TTCCTCTGTTTTCCCTCCTACAAACAAGGCGATCCTGGATATCCCTCCCTCCTGCTGGCTTCCCTATGATGGAGGATGTCCGCCACCCTAATTCCACCGGTCACCAATGGTGTCCGCAGTGGACGAcaccatcaccatcatcaacaTCATGGCCGCTCGCATAAGCGAGTGCAacccctctccctctctcacCAACCGCAGCCATCCCCCTCCCAGGCCGACCTCCTCACTCCTCCATCCCACGGCCTCCCTTCGACTCCTCGATCACCGTTGTTCAGTGGCCTCATAGATGTGATGGAGAAGGATACAGGCCTCCCGTTTCATGACAGCGCCTCCTCTCCTGAGGTGACAGTGCTGTCCGAGAAACCTACCGAGCATACTGCCAAACCGCCACCGGAACACAAACACCCTTCGAGGATATCGCTGCGACTGTTGAAGGCCTCTGAGAAATGGCCGCTGTTACATGCAATCCTGAAGGAGAGGGACTCGCGACGTATCTTCTATTTTATGAGGTTTCttcacccccccccccaaacaCTCTTTCTTGCGTTGGCATGGCTGCTGACACCCGCTAACACATCGATCACCGTCTCAGCCTTAATTTTTCCTTCATGGTGGTCCAGTTGCTTTATGGAATTACAACCGGGTCACTGGGCCTTCTCAGCGACAGCATTCATATGCTATTCGATTGTTTTGCGTTGGCTGTCGGCTTGTCTGCTGCAGTCATGAGCAAGTGGCCCCCGAGTGCTCGGTTTCCCTTCGGCTATGGGAAGGTGGACACCCTTGCTGGCTTTGCCAATGGAGTTTCGTTGCTGTTAGAGATATTCCAATCCGAACTTAATAGTTGCAGACCCGGCTGACGCAGACCAACAGGATCATTAGCATTGAAATCATATTCGAGGCATTCGAGAGACTAATCTACGGAAGCGAGCTTAATCGCCTTGGAGAACTTTTTATCGTTTCGACGCTCGGCCTGATCGTGAACATGGTTGGCATTTTGGCCTTTGATCACGCACACCATCACGGACATGGCCACTCCCATTCGCACGGTGACCATCATCATGAGAATATGCACGGAATCTATCTCCACATTCTTGCAGATGCATTAGGGTCCGTTGCTGTCGTTGGCTCAACCGTCCTGGTACACTTTTTTGGCTGGGCTGGCTTCGATCCTATCGCATCCTGCATTATTGCCGTCCTTATCTTTGTCTCCGCCATTCCCCTCGTCAAGACCACGGCCAAGACTCTTCTTCTCGCTGTTCCCGCGGACGTTGAGTATAATCTCCGCGATACCCTTGCCGGCATCAGTACCTTGCGTGGTGTCGCGGGATACACTGTGCCTAAGTTCTGGCTTGATGACACACAACATGACAAGAAACACGGACATGGTCATCATCataatcatcatcatcggcACGGTAGTACCCCGAGCCACGCCCGTGACTGCAACGATCATACTCATTCTCACGGCGAAAAGGAAATGCAAAATATCTTGGGGGTTATCCATGTCATCGCTTCCCGAGGTACGGACATGGCAGACGTTCAGCGCAGGACTATCGATTACCTCCGCGAACGTAATATGGATATTCTGGTGCAAGTGGAACGGGAAGGCGAAGGTCGGTGCTGGTGCGGAGGGGGCAACAAATTCATCTCGTAGGTTCATAGTCTCCCGGGTGTATGGAGTATCCTATGGAACATATTTCTTTTGTATTCAACATGTTTACGTTGGGGGGTTGTCTTTTTAGTGGGGTGGTTGGTACCTTGGGGTCTCGGTTAGTATCTTGTATAGGATAGAGTTGATGATGGACACCACCCAGTAAGAAACGGATTCCTACCTGGGGTTGGAACTATGGCTTGGTGCGAAGTACACAATAACCTATAAATCAATACATAATGGCGTGACATGCGGATGAGGCTCAAAAAATTAATGCGAAACAAGAAGCTGGTATTTAAACTGGTATCAAAAATATGCAAGTCGCCAAACAAACATCGTATATACATGCGGATTCAGAATTTTACCCGGGTTAGACGTTAAAAGGAAATCTTTTGGTGTATTGTCCGCTCATTACCTGCAAAACAAAACGTAGTCATTACACCTTTTCCACTCTCTGCACAATAATGGCGGTAGCAGCACCGCCACCATTGCAAATCGCAGCGCAGCCATATTCACCAGGTTTAAGTTGGTGGAGCAGAGTCGTCAGGATACGTGAGCCGGAGCTGCCGAGGGCATGGCCGAGGGAGATGGCACCACCGAGAGGGTTGACGGTCGCGTTTTCGAGACCGAGAATCTTAAGAAGGAAGTGTCAGCATAGAGTAAGgtggaaaaaagaaaaaaaaaaaaaagaaaaaaaaaggggagagGCCAAAACGCAGGGGCAGCGTTACCTTCTCATTGGCCTTGATCACGGCGGCAAATGCCTCGTTGAACTCCCAGATAGAGATTTGATCCTTGGTGAGACCGGCTCGCTCAAGGGCAATGGGGACAGCCTTTGCAGGTGCAACCGGGAAGTCGATGGGATCGATAGCAGCATCAGCGGATGAAACAATGCGAGCGAGGACCCGGCTTCCGGAACCGTACTCGCGGGCAAGGGCTTCGTTGGTGATGACGAGAGCGGATGCGCCGTCATTCAGAGTGGATGCGTTGCCGGCGGTCACAGTGCCGGTACCATCACGGACGAAAGCGGGTTTGAGGGCGGCCATCTTGTCGGCGCGAAGATCTTCGAAACCCTCATCGCGGGAAATGACGACCTCgccctttttgtttttgacGGTGACGGGGGCAATTTCATCGGCGAATTTGTTCTCTTTCCAGGCAGCCTGGGCGCGTTGGTAGGAACGGATGGCGTATTCGTCTTGGTCCTGTCGAGTGATGTTGTATTTCTTCGCAGTGTTCTCGGCACACACTCCCATGTGGAACTTGTTGTAAACGTCCCACAGGCCATCCTTGATCAGGCCATCTTCCATCGTAGCATTTCCAAACGGAGCCTGTTGGCTGGCGCGCGGGAAGTAGTACGGCACGCGGGACATGTTTTCCATTCCGCCGGCGACCTGGGCCTCGGCAAGACCGAGCTGAACGTTCTGGGCGGCGAGAACGACCGCCTTCATGCCGGACGCGCAGACCTTGTTGATGGTGAGGGCCTCCACGGTTGGGGACAGGCCGGCGAACATGGATGCTTGCCTGGCAGGGGACTGTCCGATAGAGCCCTGAAGGACGCAGCCCATGTAGACATCTGTAATTTTCTCGGCAGGAACCTTGGACTTCTCGATGGCCGACTTGATTGCCACAGCACCGAGCTGTGGAGCGGAGACGCTCACGAATGAACCGTTGAACTGAAAAGCCGGTCAATACACTATTTGTGCACAATACAAGacagataaaaagaagagagagagagagtgtgtgtgtgtgtgaaaCGGGACGGGCGAACGGCACCCCCCGGggggagaagaggaagagagcaAGGCATCATACCTTCGCAGTGGGCGTCCGTGCAGCGCTGAGGATGTAGGCATCCTGGATTTCTTTCCGGCGCGCAGCAGATGAAGTGAACTGGCGCTGGACTTGGGCCAGTCTCTGTGTTGGCTTTGGCATGGATCCCAGGCGGACGGCCGCTCTCAGTGAGGGGTGCATTATTGCGGATGAGTGGAGAGACCTGGGTAAAACAGGTAAGAATCTATGAACGGCGAGGCTGTTCAGGGAAGAAAGACGAGAGGGAAGGGAGAGAGGACGGGAGCGAGGAGATGAGGGAGagaggacgaggaagaaggaCGGATGGTCTGTCCGAGAGTACCCGCCCACCTCACCGGCCACGCGCTTTTCGCAGCAGTTCCGCCCAACACCCCCACAAGCCACAGTGGCCATCGTCCGGCTTCCCGCCCCTCGGGATTCGGCACTTCGGCTCCGAAGACGCGGAAAATTCCCCGTGATGCTGATGGACCACATTTACTCCGCAAATATTATCCATCGACACACCGGCATGTCAGTCCTAAAATATGTACTAATTATAGGGAGTTGCTACgggagtactccgtgcttAGGGTGCGATAGAGCCTTGCAGATCTTCTAGCTCTTTCAGTCTCGAATGCACCTGGTTTGATTTGAGAGACGAGGCATTACGTCTATGGGCCTTGTGGGGGTGGAAGGCCGCGGCCTGTGACGAGGACATTAAATGGCTTCGTGCAGGAATTACACAAATCTCATTGACTAGAGTCAAAGGGCTTTTGAACCCGGAGTGTGCAGAGGAGCCGGAAACTCGCCATACTGGAGAAGACGAGTAACAGAGCTGGGCTGGGAGGCCAAATCTCACTTTGGGATGTTGTGATGTCTGAGGAGAAGATTCTGCTGATCGAACTCGTTAACTTTATAAGGCAAATTTCTATTTCCGAAAAAGCTATCTTGGATTAAATGTCATCAATGAAGATTATAAAAAAACACATATCCAAGCAAATAATTCCATGGTGAATCACAAAGCGACCGCTGAAGTATATGTTAATGGCCCGTCTTTACGCCCTTAAGTACTGTAAGACTGAAGGACGGGATCTAAATTTTGGTATACGTATGCTAAAGTTATAGACTACGAGCCTCTATTTCTATTCCTCGGTGCCGTTGGGCTGAGTCACTTCAATTATTCTACCTTCAAGCTTTGGTGCAATCACCCGAGTCCACGGCGGAAGTGTATCGTTTTGTGCCTCTTCCACAGTTTTCACTTTTGCATCTTCCAATCCAACTTTCTGACGCCATCGACGCAGGACCTGTCGTGCCAGATACTCCCGGTGGTCGGCATCATCTGGCGACGTAGCCAGCTTCGTCACGTAGGTGCGCGGGCGCGAGAGAATGTCGGCCTCCGAGTCAGATTCCGTGTCCATAAGGCTTGCATCGCTGTCGTCTTCTTGACCGGATGAGGAGGTACGAGCCCCCGCAGTGGCAGCCTTGAGCCGTCTGCGAGCGACATAGTGGAAACTGGGAGTGGGCGAGGGGCTTCTCCCTGTGATGGGCGATTTCACTTTTGCTTTAGCCGACGCCGTGGTTGTAGGGGATCTAATCCAGCCTTCACAATGTAGTTGCTGGTGTACATTTTCCCAGTGTCGATGGAGACTTCGGCTAAAGCGATGCCACTTTCCGAGGACCTTCAAACTAAGGAAATACTGTCGGAGGATGGTACTAATCAATAATCCATCTTCTTCGGAGACCACTTCCTCTGCATCGCCGCCTTCGCTTTGAACAAGTAAAGATGAGAACCCATCTTTCCCTCTTGCCATGTACCCCCTAGTGGCCACTGTGTACATCTTGTCATCCTCAAGCGCAGCATCGCCGATTTTCGCCCAAAGTATACGAGAACCACGTGGTCTTGATGTCGAGAATGCAAACTGAATGTTCGAGACTTGGGAAAACCGGCCTTCCAAAGCCGGAAGCTGGCTGACACCGTTTTCTAGCGCTCCTCGGAGAGCCAGTCCGGTTATTTTCAGCACAACCACCGGGTCCTCAAATGGAAAACAGTTCAGAATGTCTTTAACGCGGAGTACCCCAGGAGGATAGACTTGGTCACCACGAATTGTTCCAGCAGCCATGATTGCACAGTCAGCTCCATGGTAGAACCGCATCAGATCACAAACAAAATTGCCAAGATTTGATTCACGCGCTCGTACAGTGCAAAAGCGGCCATCGAGCGGGGTAGCGGTATATCCGATTGGCTTTTGCAACTTCCCCTTCAGAGAGGATGTGAGTTTCTCCACCAAGTGCACCGTTGAAGGGTCTTCGGGAATTGAGCGAACGACGTCCCGCCGGGTAATTGAGAATTCCCAACCAGGCCCATCCTGTTTGCGCCAGGCCTCGATATAGCTGAGTTGCTTGAAATCCGTCCCCGAGCGTAAGACGTGCACGCCATTGACGATATTATGCATATAGTAATGGTCATGACCGCCGAGGATTATGTCTATTAACCCCGGGGGGATATTGTTTGCAAGCTTATTATCATTCGGCTCTCGCTGGTGAGTGATAGCAATGACAAGTTCGGCGCCCTGTTCGCGAAGAGCAGGGACAAGTTCCTTGGCCGTTTCAGACGCCGATTTGTAGATCAGATTAGGCGGAAGGAAATTAATCGTTGCGAGCCTGGATGGGGCGGCGTAGGCGTTAGCACAAGACCGGGCATCCAAAAGCTAGTAGATGGGGGAAGACTGTGATGTGAATCGCCTACCATTCCCGCTCGCCCAATCCGATAACTCCAATCTTTATCCCATTTGAAGACACTAACATGCGAGTTCTCTCACAATTCGCGAGTGGCACTCCTTCTCCCAGCGCCGGATCCAGCACGTTTGCTAGAAGCCACGGGAACTTGCATTGGCTTCTCAAGTGCCGAAACTGCGCGATACCAAAGTCAAGATCATGGTTCTACAGGGGGACAAACGAGGCGATTCGTTAGCAGCCAGTCAGTTAACTATATCGTTACTATATAACCCGGTCCTCCCTTGTGTATTGGTTGAAACCCTGGGCCTCTGTGGACAGACAGCATCTTACTCACGCCAACACATGCAACGTCCGTCCCTGCACGGTTCAGGAAAGGCACCATATGACGGCCCTTTGTGACGGTGCTCTCGAGGCTAGGATTAAATGCATCGCCAGAGAAGAATGTCAGAAGGTCGGGCAGGCCTGCGAACCTGGAATGGTCTCTGTAATAGTTGACGAGGGTCTGAAAGCGTGGTGTTCCCCCGACGGGATCTGCGGAGCCAGTCCTGAAATAGAAATGAATCCGTTGGTTAGCAAATGACCAATCTGATGGCCGTCTATAATAAATACAGATTGAGACACGGATTCGACATACTCGACGTGGTAGACATCGTTATAATGGAGAAGACGGAGGTCTGGCGGGTCCTCACGCCCGCAATTGAAGGTCGTTGACAGACCAGCGACCTCTGTGGCCGACATGAGGCAGCTGTACCCTGATTTTGGATGTGCCAAGAGGTCAAGTTTATACAGATATATTTCAGCTATGACTCTTGTTTTGAGAGGGTGATTTTCATAGATGTGGACTGCggcgatgaagatgaggacAAGGAGGGGTAGTTAAGTGAGTTGGTTgagtatactccgtagttaagGCTGACATTAATTGTTGCTCAGCCCTCTCGACCAATCCAGGAACAGGCAGTTCAAGAGCAAATGgcttaac
This window harbors:
- the MSC2 gene encoding Putative zinc transporter msc2 (EggNog:ENOG410PKY0~COG:P~TransMembrane:6 (i141-160o172-190i211-230o245-267i288-313o319-337i)~BUSCO:3066at33183) — translated: MSATLIPPVTNGVRSGRHHHHHQHHGRSHKRVQPLSLSHQPQPSPSQADLLTPPSHGLPSTPRSPLFSGLIDVMEKDTGLPFHDSASSPEVTVLSEKPTEHTAKPPPEHKHPSRISLRLLKASEKWPLLHAILKERDSRRIFYFMSLNFSFMVVQLLYGITTGSLGLLSDSIHMLFDCFALAVGLSAAVMSKWPPSARFPFGYGKVDTLAGFANGVSLLIISIEIIFEAFERLIYGSELNRLGELFIVSTLGLIVNMVGILAFDHAHHHGHGHSHSHGDHHHENMHGIYLHILADALGSVAVVGSTVLVHFFGWAGFDPIASCIIAVLIFVSAIPLVKTTAKTLLLAVPADVEYNLRDTLAGISTLRGVAGYTVPKFWLDDTQHDKKHGHGHHHNHHHRHGSTPSHARDCNDHTHSHGEKEMQNILGVIHVIASRGTDMADVQRRTIDYLRERNMDILVQVEREGEGRCWCGGGNKFIS
- a CDS encoding uncharacterized protein (EggNog:ENOG410PFD0~COG:F~BUSCO:3063at33183), whose amino-acid sequence is MSATEVAGLSTTFNCGREDPPDLRLLHYNDVYHVETGSADPVGGTPRFQTLVNYYRDHSRFAGLPDLLTFFSGDAFNPSLESTVTKGRHMVPFLNRAGTDVACVGNHDLDFGIAQFRHLRSQCKFPWLLANVLDPALGEGVPLANCERTRMLVSSNGIKIGVIGLGEREWLATINFLPPNLIYKSASETAKELVPALREQGAELVIAITHQREPNDNKLANNIPPGLIDIILGGHDHYYMHNIVNGVHVLRSGTDFKQLSYIEAWRKQDGPGWEFSITRRDVVRSIPEDPSTVHLVEKLTSSLKGKLQKPIGYTATPLDGRFCTVRARESNLGNFVCDLMRFYHGADCAIMAAGTIRGDQVYPPGVLRVKDILNCFPFEDPVVVLKITGLALRGALENGVSQLPALEGRFSQVSNIQFAFSTSRPRGSRILWAKIGDAALEDDKMYTVATRGYMARGKDGFSSLLVQSEGGDAEEVVSEEDGLLISTILRQYFLSLKVLGKWHRFSRSLHRHWENVHQQLHCEGWIRSPTTTASAKAKVKSPITGRSPSPTPSFHYVARRRLKAATAGARTSSSGQEDDSDASLMDTESDSEADILSRPRTYVTKLATSPDDADHREYLARQVLRRWRQKVGLEDAKVKTVEEAQNDTLPPWTRVIAPKLEGRIIEVTQPNGTEE
- a CDS encoding uncharacterized protein (EggNog:ENOG410PG5V~COG:I), translating into MHPSLRAAVRLGSMPKPTQRLAQVQRQFTSSAARRKEIQDAYILSAARTPTAKFNGSFVSVSAPQLGAVAIKSAIEKSKVPAEKITDVYMGCVLQGSIGQSPARQASMFAGLSPTVEALTINKVCASGMKAVVLAAQNVQLGLAEAQVAGGMENMSRVPYYFPRASQQAPFGNATMEDGLIKDGLWDVYNKFHMGVCAENTAKKYNITRQDQDEYAIRSYQRAQAAWKENKFADEIAPVTVKNKKGEVVISRDEGFEDLRADKMAALKPAFVRDGTGTVTAGNASTLNDGASALVITNEALAREYGSGSRVLARIVSSADAAIDPIDFPVAPAKAVPIALERAGLTKDQISIWEFNEAFAAVIKANEKILGLENATVNPLGGAISLGHALGSSGSRILTTLLHQLKPGEYGCAAICNGGGAATAIIVQRVEKV